Proteins encoded by one window of Thermobaculum terrenum ATCC BAA-798:
- a CDS encoding glycosyltransferase family 4 protein: MRILVVHNYYKQPGGEDQVFRSEVELLRSRGHEVFTLEATNDEIPDEPSIKDSLTIARDTVWSSKGYRLVYEAVTRNSIDIVHFHNTFTRVSPAAYWAAKRAGARVVQTLHNYRLFCLNAQFYRDHRVCEDCLHKPVPWPGVLHKCYRQSRLGSTTVAVMLTLHRSLRTFSTYVDAYIALTEFARLKVIEGGLSPQKVYVKPNFLLDDPGKGSHLGGYALFVGRLSEEKGVSVLLEAWHLLDLNLPLRIVGDGPLIEKVATAAQHDRRIEYLGRLAQDEVRHQMREATLLIVPSVWYEAFPMVIVEAYACGLPVVGSKIGSLDSLIEDDIQGIKYPPGNPESLAESINYLVSRPNKLAEMSVNARRTYEDNYNADANYNSLMHIYSEVLSK; the protein is encoded by the coding sequence ATGCGTATCTTGGTAGTACATAACTACTATAAGCAACCTGGTGGAGAGGACCAGGTATTTAGATCGGAAGTCGAGCTGCTACGAAGTAGGGGGCATGAGGTCTTTACTCTAGAGGCAACTAACGATGAGATCCCAGATGAGCCCTCCATAAAGGATTCTTTGACCATAGCACGTGACACAGTTTGGTCATCTAAGGGATATAGATTAGTATACGAAGCTGTAACTAGGAACAGCATCGATATAGTGCACTTTCACAACACATTCACTAGAGTCTCTCCAGCAGCTTACTGGGCAGCGAAGAGAGCGGGTGCTCGAGTAGTTCAAACATTACATAACTATAGATTATTTTGCCTCAATGCACAGTTCTATAGGGATCATAGAGTTTGCGAAGACTGCCTGCACAAACCAGTTCCCTGGCCTGGAGTATTACATAAGTGTTACAGGCAGAGTAGACTGGGAAGTACGACTGTAGCGGTAATGCTTACCCTTCATAGAAGTTTGCGCACCTTTTCTACCTACGTGGATGCCTATATAGCACTTACCGAATTCGCACGGTTAAAGGTGATCGAGGGCGGATTATCCCCCCAAAAGGTGTATGTAAAACCCAACTTCTTGCTAGATGACCCGGGTAAGGGCTCACATCTAGGTGGATACGCTCTGTTTGTAGGTAGATTATCTGAGGAGAAGGGAGTATCGGTCTTATTAGAAGCATGGCATCTTCTTGACCTTAACTTACCGTTAAGAATTGTTGGTGATGGCCCGTTGATCGAGAAAGTTGCAACTGCAGCTCAGCATGATAGACGCATTGAGTACTTGGGTAGATTGGCTCAGGACGAAGTAAGGCATCAAATGCGAGAGGCGACCCTATTGATTGTCCCTTCTGTATGGTACGAAGCTTTCCCAATGGTAATCGTGGAGGCCTATGCTTGCGGATTGCCAGTAGTAGGTAGTAAGATTGGCAGTCTTGATTCTCTAATTGAAGACGACATTCAGGGCATAAAATATCCCCCTGGGAACCCTGAGTCCTTAGCAGAGAGTATAAATTATTTAGTATCTCGTCCTAACAAACTGGCAGAGATGAGCGTCAATGCAAGGAGAACTTACGAAGATAATTATAATGCCGATGCTAACTATAATTCTCTGATGCATATCTATAGTGAAGTTTTATCGAAATAA